In the Sebastes fasciatus isolate fSebFas1 chromosome 20, fSebFas1.pri, whole genome shotgun sequence genome, one interval contains:
- the LOC141759007 gene encoding microfibril-associated glycoprotein 4-like: MGKHVVLFATAQICATAAVQLITPRLPTDCSDVSDLDRLYTIYPAGSTSPVQVYCDMSKEDIDSSAERWRARMEEQPAAHHSLSKPQPHISRLKQYYLHPHLGVSYRNCLQTMHLLTQAKNYKLRVDMEDVEGQKIYAHFSSFSVGPEMEVSPHYTIRSD; encoded by the exons ATGGGAAAACATGTTGTTCTCTTTGCTACAGCTCAGATTTGTGCAACTGCAGCAGTGCAGCTCATCACTCCCCGTCTGCCCACAGACTGTAGTGACGTCTCAGACCTGGACCGATTGTACACCATCTACCCAGCCGGCTCCACCTCTCCTGTGCAGGTTTACTGTGACATGAGTAAGGAGGACATCGACAGCTCTGCAGAGAGGTGGAGGGCGAGGATGGAGGAACAACCAGCAGCGCACCACTCTTTATCCAAACCTCAGCCACATATTAGTCGATTAAAGCAGTATTATTTGCACCCTCATCTAGGTGTGAGCTACAGAAACT GCCTGCAGACAATGCACCTGCTGACCCAGGCCAAGAACTACAAGCTGAGGGTGGACATGGAAGACGTTGAGGGTCAGAAGATCTACGCTCATTTTTCTTCCTTCTCTGTTGGTCCAGAGATGGAGGTATCACCACATTATACTATTAGATCAGACTAG